Proteins encoded in a region of the Mesoflavibacter profundi genome:
- a CDS encoding T9SS type B sorting domain-containing protein yields MRLTVICLLFLCANLVSSQNVTTDWTTYSAQQLIEDVLIGNSCISNVNVTNVVGGNFSTNDLSYGYFDSNGSSFPFQSGIVLSTGKLSNVNGPNTTLSDDDANNWNGDPDLEQILNETNTLNATIIEFEFTAPANQISFRYLFASEEYQEGNSSTCQYSDLFGFLIRPTGTQQYENIALVPNTNTPVKVTTVHPGIPGACQEENQAYFGSWNNSNAPINFNGQTAVLTAIANTTPNQTYEVKLVIADEQNYRYDSAVFLEASSFELYTDLGPNLLQETNNALCENDTVTLDASQVNASSFRWYKDNDLQPETSSTYNVDTPGLYNVEVTLNSGCISYGEVVIEQFNEPTAIDTSITNCDINQDGFTTFNLTNADQTIINNNSDYYVANYYVSLNDAELQVNEIQNPQSFDNTQINQTVYALVASNQSNCTSIAQIDLSISNNTLPVYTLDECDQDTIDGFTTFDLTQIQTQVENSVPANSTITFYDSLDNAFAENNPLSLNYQNTVANFQTIYIKVTNQNNSCYAVTELELSVLYTPQVQTDETLDYCLNNYPETITLYGGVLNDSPSNYYYQWLLNGVDTGVNTSFIDVNEIGIYTVIITDPNGCFNSRTITVNPIEAPIIESIDYTDFSNNNIVTVNLQNTGAFNFAIDNLPYQDSNVFTNVTAGLHTIYVTEINGCQTVEQTIAIIGFPKYFTPNNDGVNDFWKPYGVSEAFNSDVDIKIFDRYGKLLHQLNPLSQGWNGTFKGQLLPTNDYWFVFTDANGRSYRSHFTLKR; encoded by the coding sequence ATGAGACTTACTGTAATCTGCTTATTGTTTTTATGTGCAAATCTAGTATCATCACAAAATGTGACTACAGATTGGACAACTTACTCTGCGCAACAACTAATTGAAGATGTGTTAATTGGCAATTCTTGTATTAGTAATGTTAATGTTACTAATGTCGTTGGCGGCAATTTTTCTACCAATGATTTAAGTTATGGTTATTTTGATAGTAATGGCTCTTCTTTTCCGTTTCAAAGTGGTATTGTTTTAAGTACAGGAAAACTTTCTAATGTAAATGGTCCAAATACAACTTTAAGTGATGACGATGCTAATAACTGGAATGGTGATCCTGATTTAGAACAAATCCTTAACGAAACCAATACATTAAACGCTACAATAATCGAGTTTGAGTTTACTGCGCCTGCTAATCAAATTAGTTTTAGATATTTATTTGCTTCAGAAGAATATCAAGAAGGTAATTCTAGTACTTGCCAATATTCCGATTTATTTGGATTTTTAATTAGGCCAACTGGTACGCAACAATATGAGAATATTGCGTTAGTACCTAATACAAATACACCTGTTAAAGTCACTACAGTTCATCCTGGAATTCCTGGTGCTTGTCAAGAAGAAAATCAAGCGTATTTTGGAAGTTGGAATAATAGCAATGCACCTATAAATTTTAACGGTCAAACTGCTGTTTTAACTGCAATTGCTAACACGACTCCAAATCAAACTTACGAGGTAAAATTAGTAATTGCAGACGAGCAAAACTACAGATATGATTCTGCTGTTTTTTTAGAAGCTAGTAGTTTTGAATTATATACAGATCTTGGTCCTAACTTACTTCAAGAGACTAACAATGCTTTATGCGAAAATGATACAGTTACTTTAGATGCGTCTCAAGTAAATGCTAGTAGTTTTAGATGGTATAAAGACAACGATTTACAACCAGAAACATCTTCTACTTACAACGTAGATACTCCTGGATTATATAATGTAGAAGTGACTTTAAATTCAGGCTGTATTTCTTACGGAGAAGTTGTAATAGAACAATTTAATGAACCTACTGCAATAGACACATCAATTACTAATTGCGATATCAATCAAGATGGATTTACGACGTTTAATTTAACAAATGCAGATCAAACAATTATTAATAATAATAGCGACTATTACGTAGCAAATTATTATGTTTCGCTTAATGATGCAGAATTACAAGTTAACGAAATTCAAAATCCTCAAAGTTTTGATAATACCCAAATTAATCAAACAGTCTACGCATTAGTAGCTAGTAATCAAAGTAATTGTACTTCTATCGCACAAATAGATTTAAGCATTTCTAATAACACATTACCGGTTTATACTTTAGATGAATGTGACCAAGATACAATTGATGGTTTTACAACCTTTGATTTAACACAAATCCAAACGCAAGTTGAAAATTCGGTTCCAGCAAATTCAACTATTACGTTTTACGACAGTTTAGATAACGCTTTCGCGGAAAACAATCCGCTATCATTAAATTATCAGAATACAGTTGCTAATTTTCAAACCATTTACATTAAAGTTACCAACCAAAACAATAGTTGTTATGCAGTTACAGAATTAGAATTATCTGTTTTGTATACACCACAAGTACAAACAGATGAAACTTTAGATTACTGCCTTAATAATTACCCTGAAACTATTACGCTTTATGGTGGCGTTTTAAACGATTCGCCTAGCAATTATTATTACCAATGGTTATTAAATGGTGTAGATACTGGTGTAAACACAAGTTTTATAGATGTAAATGAAATAGGTATATATACCGTAATAATTACAGATCCAAACGGTTGTTTTAATTCTAGAACGATTACGGTTAACCCAATAGAAGCGCCAATAATAGAAAGTATAGATTATACAGATTTTTCTAATAACAATATTGTAACTGTTAATTTACAAAACACAGGCGCGTTTAACTTTGCTATAGACAATTTACCATACCAAGACAGCAATGTGTTTACAAATGTAACAGCTGGTTTACATACTATTTATGTTACAGAAATTAATGGCTGCCAAACCGTTGAGCAAACTATTGCTATCATTGGTTTTCCTAAATATTTTACACCTAACAACGATGGTGTAAATGATTTTTGGAAACCTTATGGCGTTTCAGAAGCATTTAATTCGGATGTAGATATTAAAATTTTTGATCGCTATGGTAAACTTTTGCACCAACTTAATCCATTAAGTCAAGGATGGAATGGTACTTTTAAAGGACAACTACTTCCAACTAACGATTATTGGTTTGTTTTTACAGATGCAAATGGTAGAAGCTATAGAAGTCATTTTACTTTAAAACGTTAA
- a CDS encoding GIY-YIG nuclease family protein, whose amino-acid sequence MFKTQHQYYLYIISNKHNSTLYIGVTNDLERRMFEHKNKLVEGFSSKYGLDKLIYFEIYQYVNDAIKREKNMKKWKRQWKINLVEKDNPNWEDLSKDWTWSVN is encoded by the coding sequence ATGTTTAAAACTCAACATCAATACTATTTGTATATAATTAGTAATAAGCATAACAGTACTCTATACATAGGAGTTACTAACGATTTAGAAAGAAGAATGTTTGAACATAAAAATAAATTAGTCGAAGGTTTTAGCTCTAAATATGGATTAGATAAATTAATTTATTTTGAAATATATCAATATGTTAATGACGCGATAAAAAGGGAAAAGAATATGAAGAAATGGAAACGACAATGGAAAATTAATCTAGTTGAAAAAGATAATCCTAATTGGGAAGATCTTTCAAAAGATTGGACTTGGTCGGTAAATTAG
- the uvrB gene encoding excinuclease ABC subunit UvrB, whose protein sequence is MKFNIKSEFEPTGDQPQAIKQLVDGLDSNEKYQTLLGVTGSGKTFTVANVIKEVQKPTLVLAHNKTLAAQLYSEFKQFFPDNAVEYFVSYYDYYQPEAYIPTSGVYIEKDLSINEEIEKMRLSTTSSLLSGRRDVLVVASVSCLYGIGNPIEFQKNVITLEVDQEISRTKLLHMLVQSLYSRTEADFRHGNFRIKGDTVDIFPSYADDAFRIHFFGDEIEDIEQFNIQTNEVIEHYDRLNIYPANMFVTSPDVLQGAIRQIQDDLVKQHDYFKDIGKHLEAKRLKERTEFDLEMIRELGYCSGIENYSRYLDGREPGTRPFCLLDYFPDDYLMVVDESHVTISQVHAMYGGDRSRKENLVEYGFRLPAAMDNRPLKFEEFEALQNQVIYVSATPADYELEKTDGVYVEQVIRPTGLLDPIIEVRPSLNQIDDLIEEIQQRVEKDERTLVTTLTKRMAEELTKYLSRIQIRVRYIHSDVDTLERVEIMQDLRKGLFDVLVGVNLLREGLDLPEVSLVAILDADKEGFLRSNRSLTQTVGRAARNLNGKAIMYADKITNSMQQTIDETEYRRQKQITYNTKNNITPKALNKSLDSVLAKNSVSTYSYELEAAKAAEPESKYLTKPDLEKKIKEKRKLMEQAAKALDFIVAAQLRDEIKSYQDQLESLKN, encoded by the coding sequence ATGAAATTCAATATAAAATCAGAATTTGAGCCAACTGGTGATCAACCACAAGCTATAAAACAATTAGTCGACGGTTTAGATAGTAACGAGAAATACCAAACCTTACTTGGTGTTACTGGTTCTGGTAAAACCTTTACGGTAGCTAACGTAATAAAAGAAGTGCAAAAACCTACTTTAGTTTTAGCACACAATAAGACGTTAGCAGCACAATTGTATTCTGAATTTAAACAGTTTTTCCCCGATAACGCTGTTGAATATTTTGTCTCTTACTATGATTATTATCAACCAGAAGCTTATATACCAACATCTGGAGTTTACATAGAAAAAGACTTATCTATTAATGAAGAAATAGAAAAAATGCGACTAAGCACAACATCGTCTTTACTGTCTGGTAGACGTGATGTTTTGGTTGTTGCATCTGTATCGTGTTTGTATGGTATTGGAAATCCAATTGAATTTCAAAAAAACGTAATCACTTTAGAAGTCGATCAAGAAATTTCGCGTACAAAATTACTTCATATGTTAGTGCAAAGTCTGTATTCACGTACCGAAGCCGATTTTAGACATGGTAATTTCAGAATTAAAGGAGATACCGTAGATATTTTCCCAAGTTATGCAGATGATGCGTTTAGAATTCACTTTTTTGGTGACGAAATTGAAGATATCGAACAGTTCAATATTCAAACTAACGAAGTCATAGAACATTACGATCGTTTAAATATTTATCCTGCCAATATGTTTGTAACATCGCCAGATGTGTTACAAGGTGCGATTAGACAAATTCAAGACGATTTAGTCAAGCAACACGATTATTTTAAAGATATTGGCAAACACCTTGAAGCTAAACGTTTAAAAGAACGTACCGAATTTGACCTAGAAATGATTAGAGAATTAGGCTATTGTTCTGGTATAGAAAACTACTCAAGATACTTAGATGGTCGTGAGCCTGGTACACGTCCGTTCTGTTTATTAGATTATTTTCCTGATGATTATTTAATGGTTGTAGACGAAAGTCACGTTACTATTTCTCAAGTTCACGCGATGTATGGCGGAGATAGAAGTCGTAAAGAAAATTTGGTAGAATATGGTTTTAGATTACCTGCTGCAATGGATAACAGACCTTTAAAGTTTGAAGAGTTTGAAGCATTACAAAATCAAGTGATTTATGTATCTGCAACGCCAGCAGATTACGAGCTAGAAAAAACAGATGGTGTTTACGTAGAACAAGTAATTAGACCAACAGGTTTATTAGATCCAATTATCGAGGTAAGACCAAGCTTAAATCAAATTGATGATTTAATTGAAGAAATCCAGCAACGTGTAGAAAAAGACGAGCGCACGTTAGTCACCACATTAACCAAAAGAATGGCTGAAGAATTAACTAAATACTTAAGCCGAATCCAAATACGTGTACGCTACATACATAGTGATGTAGATACTTTAGAACGTGTTGAAATTATGCAAGATTTACGTAAAGGCTTATTTGATGTATTGGTTGGTGTAAACTTGCTTCGTGAAGGTTTAGACTTACCAGAGGTATCTTTAGTTGCTATTTTAGATGCCGATAAAGAAGGATTTTTAAGATCTAATAGATCTTTAACCCAAACTGTTGGTCGTGCTGCACGTAACCTTAACGGAAAAGCAATAATGTATGCCGATAAAATTACCAATAGTATGCAACAAACTATTGATGAAACCGAATACAGACGCCAAAAACAGATTACTTACAATACTAAAAACAACATCACACCAAAAGCCTTAAATAAAAGCTTAGATAGCGTTTTAGCTAAAAATTCAGTTAGTACTTATAGTTACGAATTGGAAGCTGCAAAAGCAGCTGAACCAGAAAGTAAATATTTAACAAAGCCAGATTTAGAGAAAAAGATAAAAGAAAAAAGAAAACTAATGGAGCAAGCAGCAAAAGCTCTAGATTTTATTGTCGCTGCGCAACTTCGTGATGAAATTAAATCGTATCAAGACCAGCTAGAATCATTAAAAAATTAA
- a CDS encoding DUF1456 family protein, producing the protein MTNNDIFKKLRVAHKLKDTDIVEILALVDFRITKSELSAFFRREDHPNYVECGDQILRNFLNGLIIHLRGPMPKKENNSKDKPSNASKPKSFKPKKTFKKPNKNNEN; encoded by the coding sequence ATGACAAATAACGATATATTTAAAAAACTAAGAGTCGCGCATAAACTTAAAGATACAGACATCGTAGAGATTTTAGCATTAGTAGATTTTAGAATAACAAAATCTGAATTAAGTGCATTTTTTAGACGCGAAGACCATCCTAATTATGTAGAATGTGGTGATCAAATATTACGTAATTTTTTAAATGGCTTAATTATTCATTTGCGTGGACCAATGCCTAAAAAAGAAAATAATTCTAAGGACAAACCTTCAAACGCTTCAAAACCAAAGTCGTTTAAACCAAAAAAAACGTTTAAAAAACCAAATAAAAATAACGAAAACTAA